Within the Saccharopolyspora gloriosae genome, the region GCGATCCTTTGTTGGGCACGGCGACCCGAAGCATGGTGGTTCCTTTGCCGAGTTCGGTGGGACGGGACGGCCCCGGTTCAGACGGGGCGGCGGGGCGTTCCACCCGCTGCACGCTGCGGGCGGAACCCGCTATGGCGCTGACCACCGCACATCGACTGCGTCCTCCTCGTACCGGGTCACCCCGGCCAGATTTTCGTACGTCCAGAATGGTGGCACACCGAGGTACCGCGCGGCCCGGGAGCATGTCCGTGCTCACGTGCCGAGGTCCCGCGAGTGCCGCCCCCGTTCCCGGCAGCCGATGAGGATTCCCGCCCATGCCCGATCGACATCTGGTCGACGCCCACATCATGTTGCTGCGCGAGAACCGGATCCTGCTCAGCAAACGCCGGGGAGACGCCTTCGACGGCAAGTGGCATCTGCCCGCGGGCAAGGTCGACGCGGGTGAGGACGTGATCTCGGCGGCCGTGCGGGAGGCCTGCGAGGAAGTGGGCGTGCGGATCGATCCCGCGGACCTGACGCACGTGCACACCGTGCACATCATCGGATCCGGCCAGGAGCCGCGGTTCGGCTTCTTCTTCCGCTCGTCCCGATGGTCCGGGCAACCGGAGAACCGGGAGCCCGCCAAGTCCCACGGCCTCGACTGGTTCGCGCTCGACGCGCTGCCCGAACCGATGATCGGATACGCGGCCCTCGGCATCCGAGCCCTAAGCAGCGGAATCCCCTTCTCGATCCACGGCTGGGACTGATCAGGCCGCGGCGCGCAACGCCGCCGCCCGATCCGGCCGCTCCCAGGGCAGTTCGAGGTCGGCGCGCCCGAAGTGGCCGTAGGCGGCGGTCGGCGTGTAGATCGGCCGCAACAGGTCCAGGTCGCGGATGATCGCACCGGGCCGCAGATCGAACACGGCGTTGATGGCGGCCTGAATCCGTTGTGGCGCAACGGTTTCCGTCCCGAACGTCTCCACGAACAACCCGACCGGAGCCGCCGCGCCGATGGCGTAGGCCACCTGCACTTCCACGCGCTCCGCGAGCCCGGCGGCGACGACGTTGTTCGCCACCCACCGCAGCGCGTACGACGCGGACCGGTCGACTTTGGACGGATCCTTGCCGGAGAAGGCGCCGCCGCCGTGCCGCGCCATGCCGCCGTAGGTGTCCACGATGATCTTGCGTCCGGTGAGTCCGGCGTCGCCCATCGGCCCGCCCACCACGAACCGCCCCGTCGGGTTCACCAGCACCCGCACCGCCGAGGCGTCCAGCTCCAGCCCGTCCAGTTCCGGGGCGACGACCAGTTCCCGCACTTCGGAGTCGAGCTGCGCCGGTTCGATGTCGGCGGCGTGCTGGGCGGACACGACCACGGTGTCCAGCGCCACCGGCCGA harbors:
- a CDS encoding NUDIX domain-containing protein; the encoded protein is MPDRHLVDAHIMLLRENRILLSKRRGDAFDGKWHLPAGKVDAGEDVISAAVREACEEVGVRIDPADLTHVHTVHIIGSGQEPRFGFFFRSSRWSGQPENREPAKSHGLDWFALDALPEPMIGYAALGIRALSSGIPFSIHGWD
- the metK gene encoding methionine adenosyltransferase codes for the protein MRLFTSESVTEGHPDKVCDAISDSVLDALLAQDPRSRVAVEAMVTTGQVHIAGEVSSEAYVDIPGIVRERVLEIGYDSSAKGFDGNSCGVNVAIGAQSPDIARGVDRAYESRVEGLDGDVARQGAGDQGLMFGYACADTPERLPMPIALAHRLARRLARVRKDGLLPLLRPDGKTQVTVDYDGDRPVALDTVVVSAQHAADIEPAQLDSEVRELVVAPELDGLELDASAVRVLVNPTGRFVVGGPMGDAGLTGRKIIVDTYGGMARHGGGAFSGKDPSKVDRSASYALRWVANNVVAAGLAERVEVQVAYAIGAAAPVGLFVETFGTETVAPQRIQAAINAVFDLRPGAIIRDLDLLRPIYTPTAAYGHFGRADLELPWERPDRAAALRAAA